A single genomic interval of Arthrobacter sp. NicSoilB8 harbors:
- a CDS encoding MFS transporter codes for MGTADAGAARTADTLTLDHRPGRWIANWDAENKEQWESAGRAIARRNLNWSIFAEFLGFVVWQLWSIVVVQLPSAGFKFSTNEIFWLISMPSLVGATLRIPYTFMVPRFGGRNWTIVSALLLLIPTIGLGLCVANPATPFGVMLFVAALAGFGGGNFASSMANITFFYPAREKGWALGLNAAGGNLGAAVAQLAVPIAITLLAAGTVNLPVAGFMWVPLILLAAFGAWKYMNNLTSAKGDVAGSLAALKEPHLWIMALLYIGTFGSFIGFAGVFPKLIKDYFPAFSSISVGAVALSLAFLGPLVGSLARPFGGRMADRMGGARMTVAAFAAMAVITLTMLWTLPLKNFWLFLVLFLFLFTASGFGNGATYRMIPIIFATSSRAARSGASTLTTQRLASSALGLISAIGAYGGFIIPQVLNASNTASGSYTSAFYGFVGAYVLMLAVCWFCYIRNANRNAMGHV; via the coding sequence ATCGGCACTGCAGATGCCGGCGCCGCCCGCACTGCCGACACCCTTACCCTTGACCACCGGCCCGGCCGCTGGATCGCCAACTGGGACGCAGAAAACAAGGAGCAGTGGGAATCGGCGGGCCGCGCGATTGCCCGGCGCAACCTGAACTGGTCCATCTTCGCGGAGTTCCTGGGCTTCGTGGTCTGGCAGCTCTGGTCGATTGTGGTGGTCCAGCTTCCCTCCGCCGGCTTCAAGTTCTCCACCAACGAGATCTTCTGGCTGATCTCCATGCCGAGCCTCGTGGGCGCCACGCTGCGGATCCCCTACACCTTCATGGTGCCGCGCTTCGGAGGCCGTAACTGGACCATCGTCTCGGCACTGTTGCTGCTGATCCCCACGATCGGCCTGGGACTGTGCGTGGCCAACCCGGCCACCCCGTTCGGCGTCATGCTGTTCGTCGCGGCGCTGGCCGGATTCGGCGGCGGCAACTTCGCCAGCTCGATGGCGAACATCACCTTCTTCTACCCCGCACGGGAAAAGGGCTGGGCCCTGGGCCTGAACGCCGCCGGCGGCAACCTCGGTGCCGCCGTCGCACAGCTGGCCGTCCCGATCGCCATCACCCTGCTGGCAGCGGGCACCGTGAACCTGCCCGTCGCGGGCTTCATGTGGGTTCCGCTGATCCTGCTCGCGGCGTTCGGCGCCTGGAAGTACATGAACAACCTCACCAGCGCCAAGGGTGACGTCGCAGGCTCGCTGGCCGCGCTGAAGGAACCGCACCTGTGGATCATGGCGCTGCTGTACATCGGCACCTTCGGCTCCTTCATCGGCTTCGCCGGCGTCTTCCCCAAGCTCATCAAGGACTACTTCCCGGCGTTCTCCTCCATCTCCGTCGGCGCCGTGGCCCTGTCCCTGGCCTTCCTCGGCCCGCTGGTCGGCTCCCTGGCCCGCCCCTTCGGCGGACGCATGGCGGACCGGATGGGCGGGGCCCGCATGACCGTCGCCGCCTTTGCCGCCATGGCCGTCATCACCCTGACCATGCTCTGGACCCTGCCGCTGAAGAACTTCTGGCTCTTCCTGGTCCTGTTCCTCTTCCTCTTCACCGCCAGCGGCTTCGGGAACGGCGCCACCTACCGCATGATCCCGATCATTTTCGCCACGTCCAGCCGGGCCGCCCGCTCCGGGGCCAGCACGCTCACCACCCAGCGGCTCGCGTCCTCGGCCCTCGGCCTGATCTCGGCCATCGGCGCCTACGGCGGATTCATCATCCCCCAGGTCCTGAACGCCTCCAACACCGCCAGCGGCTCCTACACCTCTGCGTTCTACGGATTCGTCGGGGCCTACGTCCTGATGCTGGCCGTCTGCTGGTTCTGCTACATCCGCAACGCCAACCGAAACGCGATGGGACACGTCTAA
- a CDS encoding MFS transporter, whose protein sequence is MSSTATSAEHGSAKQVNSRGRVIVASLIGTTVEFYDFYVYATAAVLVFPKLFFPGQNETTQLLSSFAVFGVAFIARPLGSIVFGHFGDKFGRKGTLVASLLTMGIATFLIGCLPTATVPGWTFWAPALLVVMRFAQGLALGGEWSGAALLATENAPANKRAIYGTFPQLGAPIGFIIANVIFLVFSYTLTPEAFMEWGWRVPFLASAVMVIIGLYVRLKLIETPAFTKVLESKEVAKLPLARVFKTSWRPLILGTFIMLATYVLFYLMTTFTLTYGTRASSLDTAKAAAEKAGKPMTEAAAAAFVPGLGYSRNDFLWMLIAGVVFFGIFTLVSGPLAEKFGRRKMLIAVTFGILAFGLLFVPLFSAGFVGTMALLVIGFSLMGLTFGPMGALLPELFPTNVRYTGSAISYNVSSILGAAVAPFIAVWLWELAGGSTVLVGVYLAAMAVLTLIALFVSKETRDLDYENNVA, encoded by the coding sequence ATGTCATCCACTGCAACCTCCGCGGAGCATGGGTCCGCCAAGCAGGTGAACTCGCGCGGCCGCGTGATAGTCGCCAGCCTGATCGGCACCACCGTCGAGTTCTATGACTTCTACGTGTACGCCACCGCTGCCGTGCTGGTTTTCCCGAAGCTGTTTTTCCCGGGGCAAAACGAGACCACCCAGCTCCTGAGCTCTTTCGCCGTGTTTGGCGTCGCGTTCATCGCCCGCCCGCTCGGCTCGATCGTCTTTGGCCACTTCGGTGACAAGTTCGGCCGCAAGGGCACCCTCGTGGCCTCGCTGCTGACGATGGGTATTGCCACCTTCCTGATCGGGTGCCTGCCGACGGCGACCGTTCCCGGCTGGACCTTCTGGGCACCGGCCCTGCTCGTCGTGATGCGCTTCGCCCAGGGCCTTGCGCTCGGCGGCGAATGGAGCGGCGCGGCCCTGCTCGCCACCGAAAACGCCCCGGCGAACAAGCGCGCCATCTACGGCACGTTCCCGCAGCTCGGCGCGCCGATCGGCTTCATCATCGCCAACGTGATCTTCCTGGTCTTCAGCTACACCCTGACGCCGGAGGCCTTCATGGAGTGGGGCTGGCGCGTGCCGTTCCTGGCCAGCGCCGTCATGGTGATCATCGGCCTCTACGTCCGGCTCAAACTGATCGAAACCCCCGCCTTCACCAAGGTCCTCGAATCCAAAGAGGTCGCCAAGCTGCCGCTGGCACGGGTCTTCAAGACCAGCTGGCGCCCGCTGATCCTGGGCACGTTCATCATGCTCGCCACGTACGTGCTCTTCTACCTCATGACCACGTTCACACTGACCTACGGCACCCGGGCCTCCAGCCTGGATACGGCGAAGGCCGCGGCCGAAAAGGCCGGCAAGCCGATGACCGAGGCCGCTGCCGCAGCGTTCGTCCCGGGCCTGGGCTACTCCCGGAACGACTTCCTCTGGATGCTGATCGCCGGCGTCGTGTTCTTCGGCATCTTCACCCTGGTGTCCGGTCCGCTGGCCGAGAAGTTCGGCCGCCGCAAGATGCTGATCGCCGTGACGTTCGGCATCCTCGCCTTCGGCCTGCTGTTCGTTCCGCTGTTCAGCGCCGGGTTCGTCGGCACCATGGCGCTGCTGGTCATCGGCTTCTCGCTTATGGGCCTGACATTCGGCCCCATGGGTGCGCTCCTGCCGGAGCTGTTCCCGACCAACGTCCGGTACACCGGCTCCGCCATCAGCTACAACGTCTCGTCCATCCTCGGTGCAGCCGTGGCTCCCTTCATCGCCGTCTGGCTCTGGGAACTGGCCGGGGGCAGCACCGTGCTGGTGGGCGTCTACCTCGCCGCCATGGCCGTGCTGACGCTGATCGCCCTGTTTGTCAGCAAGGAAACCCGGGACCTCGACTACGAGAACAACGTGGCCTAG
- a CDS encoding nucleoside triphosphate pyrophosphatase: MTRLILASQSPARTKLLSHAGIRHEVLVSDVDEDAVQARYGVTDPHDTALLLARAKAEAVASLPEADGAIVIGCDSVFEFDGEAHGKPYTADVARERMLRMSGSMGILHTGHWLVDCRDTDAGGVTSTGGVTSNDGATDGATNDDGGVTARGSGATLGSVSSAEVHFMEMSAAEIETYIATGEPLQCAGSFTIDGYGGAFIRKVDGDPHTVVGLSISTLRALLGQANVGITELWTAGAVDPADVRAE; this comes from the coding sequence GTGACCCGCCTGATTCTTGCCTCCCAGTCCCCCGCCCGCACCAAGCTGCTCAGCCACGCCGGAATCCGGCACGAGGTCCTCGTCTCGGACGTGGACGAGGACGCCGTCCAGGCCCGCTACGGCGTGACGGACCCGCATGACACCGCCCTCCTGCTGGCCCGGGCCAAGGCCGAGGCCGTCGCCTCGCTGCCCGAGGCGGACGGCGCCATCGTGATCGGCTGCGATTCGGTCTTCGAGTTCGACGGCGAGGCCCACGGCAAGCCCTACACGGCGGACGTCGCCCGCGAGCGCATGCTCCGCATGAGCGGCAGCATGGGCATCCTGCACACCGGCCACTGGCTCGTGGACTGCCGCGACACCGACGCCGGCGGCGTCACCAGCACCGGCGGCGTCACCAGCAACGACGGCGCCACCGACGGCGCCACCAACGACGACGGCGGCGTCACCGCGCGCGGTTCCGGCGCCACGCTCGGTTCGGTGTCCTCCGCCGAGGTGCACTTCATGGAGATGAGCGCCGCGGAAATCGAGACCTACATCGCCACGGGCGAGCCGCTCCAGTGCGCCGGCTCCTTCACGATCGACGGCTACGGCGGGGCGTTCATCCGCAAGGTCGACGGCGATCCCCACACCGTCGTCGGGCTCTCCATCTCGACGCTTCGCGCGCTGCTCGGCCAGGCAAATGTGGGCATCACGGAACTCTGGACCGCCGGCGCCGTGGACCCGGCGGACGTCAGGGCAGAGTAG
- a CDS encoding biotin carboxylase N-terminal domain-containing protein: MPGSTQSLATAGTRPLSKVLIANRGEIAVRIIRAARDEGIASVAVYADPDRDALHARLADEAYALGGNTAAESYLVMDKIIDAARQSGADAIHPGYGFLAENAEFAAKVIDAGITWIGPSPEAISALGDKVQARHIAEKVGAPQVPGTADPVESAEEILDFVDKFGLPVAIKAAFGGGGRGIKVARTREEIPELFESAVREATAAFGRGECFIERFLDAPRHVETQCLADAHGNVVVVSTRDCSLQRRNQKLVEEAPAPFLTEEQNRRLYESSKAILKEAGYLGAGTCEFLVGQDGTISFLEVNTRLQVEHCVSEEVTGIDLVREQFRLARGEELGYGDPEVRGHSIEFRITGEDPGRNFMPAPGTITTLKNPTGPGVRIDSGVEQGDVISGNFDSMLSKLIVTGATRAQALERSRRALEEMVVEGIPTVIPFGLAVVSNPDFAPAEGPFKVHTRWIETAFVNDIPAWTPTGTEAEATDGGDRQRVVVEVGGKRLEVVLPASLGSVSTAGGGKPAKAKKRARSGGATVAASGNALTSPMQGTIVKVAVAEGDTVSEGDLVVVLEAMKMEQPLTAHRAGIVIGLSASAGETVSAGAIIAMIEDGD; encoded by the coding sequence GTGCCGGGATCGACGCAGTCACTTGCAACCGCAGGCACCCGCCCGCTCAGCAAGGTGCTGATCGCCAACCGCGGAGAAATTGCGGTGCGGATCATCCGCGCCGCCCGCGATGAAGGCATCGCCTCGGTGGCCGTCTACGCGGACCCCGACCGCGACGCGCTGCACGCCCGGCTCGCCGACGAGGCCTACGCGCTGGGCGGCAACACCGCCGCGGAGTCCTACCTGGTGATGGACAAGATCATCGACGCCGCCCGCCAGTCCGGTGCGGACGCCATCCACCCCGGCTACGGCTTCCTGGCCGAGAACGCCGAATTCGCCGCCAAGGTGATCGACGCCGGCATCACCTGGATCGGGCCCTCCCCCGAGGCGATTTCCGCCCTCGGCGACAAGGTCCAGGCCCGCCACATCGCGGAGAAGGTCGGCGCCCCCCAGGTCCCCGGCACCGCCGACCCTGTGGAGTCCGCCGAGGAAATCCTCGACTTCGTGGACAAGTTCGGCCTTCCTGTTGCCATCAAGGCGGCCTTCGGCGGCGGCGGACGCGGCATCAAGGTGGCCCGCACCCGCGAGGAGATCCCCGAACTCTTCGAGTCCGCCGTGCGCGAGGCCACCGCAGCCTTCGGCCGCGGCGAATGCTTCATCGAGCGTTTCCTGGATGCCCCGCGCCACGTTGAGACCCAGTGCCTCGCCGACGCCCACGGCAACGTCGTGGTGGTCTCCACCCGCGACTGCTCGCTCCAGCGCCGCAACCAGAAGCTCGTTGAGGAGGCCCCGGCCCCCTTCCTCACGGAAGAGCAGAACCGGCGCCTCTACGAATCGTCCAAGGCCATCCTCAAGGAGGCCGGCTACCTCGGCGCCGGCACCTGCGAATTCCTCGTCGGCCAGGACGGCACCATCTCCTTCCTCGAGGTCAACACCCGCCTTCAGGTGGAGCACTGCGTCTCCGAGGAGGTCACCGGGATCGACCTCGTCCGCGAACAGTTCCGGCTGGCCCGCGGCGAAGAGCTCGGCTACGGCGACCCGGAAGTCCGCGGCCACTCCATCGAATTCCGCATCACCGGCGAGGACCCGGGCCGGAACTTCATGCCCGCCCCCGGCACCATCACCACGCTCAAGAACCCCACCGGCCCCGGCGTCCGCATCGATTCCGGCGTGGAGCAGGGCGATGTCATCAGCGGCAACTTCGACTCCATGCTCTCCAAACTGATCGTCACCGGCGCCACCCGCGCCCAGGCCCTGGAGCGGTCCCGGCGCGCGCTGGAGGAAATGGTGGTCGAAGGCATCCCCACGGTCATCCCGTTCGGCCTCGCGGTTGTTTCGAATCCGGACTTCGCACCGGCCGAGGGCCCCTTCAAGGTCCACACCCGCTGGATCGAGACGGCCTTTGTCAACGACATTCCCGCCTGGACCCCCACCGGCACCGAGGCTGAAGCGACCGACGGCGGCGACCGCCAGCGCGTCGTCGTCGAGGTCGGCGGCAAGCGCCTGGAAGTGGTGCTGCCGGCGTCCCTGGGCTCGGTCAGCACCGCCGGCGGCGGCAAGCCGGCCAAGGCCAAGAAGCGCGCCCGCAGCGGCGGCGCAACAGTCGCCGCGAGCGGCAACGCGCTGACCTCCCCCATGCAGGGAACCATCGTGAAGGTCGCCGTGGCGGAAGGTGACACCGTCTCCGAAGGCGATCTCGTCGTCGTGCTGGAAGCGATGAAGATGGAACAGCCGCTCACCGCGCACCGCGCCGGCATCGTGATCGGCCTCTCTGCCTCGGCCGGCGAGACCGTATCCGCCGGCGCCATCATCGCCATGATCGAGGACGGCGACTAG
- a CDS encoding molybdopterin oxidoreductase family protein, which produces MTTGADTHCPYCALQCAMTLTSPAALTPASQPGSDPVHAAPAPAVGLPVLTVTGRDFPTNRGGLCRKGWTSAALLDHPGRVTEPLLKDADGVHRPVSWDEALMRIVSAVKRTRVEHGADAVGVFGGGGLTNEKAYQLGKFARLALGTSRIDYNGRFCMSSAAAAGMRAFGLDRGLPFPLADLDAASTILMLGSNVAETMPPFVQHLQGARDAGGLIVVDPRRSATAAFTSDGGGLHLQPLPGTDLALLLGISHAVIHEGLADAGYIAERTTGYDAVVRSVGSFWPERVQSITGVPAGLIRDTARRLADGARKGGSYILTGRGVEQHVDGTDTATAAINLALLLGLPGSARSGYGTLTGQGNGQGGREHGQKADQLPGYRKITDPAARAYMAKVWGVPETLIPGPGLPAVELLKSLGQPDGVRCLFVHGANVAVSAPDANAVIAGLRSLDFLVVCDFFLSETAAEADLVLPVTQWAEEEGTLTNLEGRVLRRRRALTPPPGVRSELWIMTRLAELLHAPSTFSEDPETVFEELRLASSGGLADYSGIDYAMLDRGEAAYWPYPAGSTGTPRLFLESFAHADGRAVLTPVSPRRRTPSAAAARAGADRVEADRGAKPMTLITGRLMEHYQSGAQTRRVAALAEAQPEARLQLHPAAAAAQGIADGDFVFISNERGEVSCRAELSTDIRPETVFLPFHFPELESANRLTEAATDPISGMPEFKTSKVWIRPAVSGDAVSGGAAGNHSGVQARVLQAEETS; this is translated from the coding sequence ATGACCACCGGCGCCGACACGCACTGCCCCTACTGCGCCCTGCAGTGCGCCATGACGCTCACATCTCCAGCGGCTCTGACCCCGGCTTCCCAGCCGGGGTCAGACCCCGTACACGCGGCGCCGGCACCCGCCGTCGGCCTGCCGGTCTTGACGGTCACGGGACGGGACTTCCCGACGAACCGCGGCGGCCTGTGCCGCAAGGGCTGGACCTCCGCCGCGCTGCTGGACCACCCGGGCCGCGTCACGGAACCCCTGCTCAAAGACGCCGACGGCGTCCACCGCCCGGTCAGCTGGGACGAGGCCCTCATGCGGATCGTCTCCGCCGTGAAGCGGACCCGCGTCGAGCACGGGGCGGACGCCGTCGGGGTGTTCGGCGGCGGCGGCCTCACCAATGAGAAGGCCTACCAGCTGGGCAAGTTCGCCAGGCTGGCGCTGGGCACCTCCCGGATCGACTACAACGGACGGTTCTGCATGTCCTCGGCGGCCGCGGCCGGCATGCGCGCCTTCGGACTGGACCGCGGGCTCCCGTTCCCGCTGGCGGACCTCGACGCCGCCAGTACCATCCTGATGCTCGGCTCCAACGTTGCCGAGACCATGCCGCCCTTCGTCCAGCACCTCCAGGGTGCGCGCGACGCCGGCGGCCTGATCGTCGTCGACCCCCGGCGCTCCGCCACCGCCGCATTTACCTCCGACGGCGGCGGCCTGCACCTGCAGCCGCTGCCGGGCACCGACCTCGCCCTGCTCCTGGGCATCTCCCACGCGGTGATCCACGAGGGCCTCGCCGACGCCGGGTACATCGCGGAACGGACCACCGGATACGACGCCGTGGTCCGCAGCGTCGGAAGCTTCTGGCCCGAACGGGTTCAGTCGATCACCGGCGTCCCCGCCGGACTGATCCGGGACACTGCCCGGCGGCTGGCCGACGGCGCCCGCAAGGGCGGCAGCTACATCCTCACCGGCCGCGGCGTCGAACAGCACGTCGACGGCACCGATACCGCCACCGCCGCCATCAATCTCGCCCTGCTGCTGGGCCTGCCGGGCTCCGCGCGCAGCGGCTACGGCACGCTCACCGGACAGGGCAACGGCCAGGGCGGCCGCGAGCACGGCCAGAAGGCCGACCAGCTCCCCGGCTACCGGAAGATCACCGATCCCGCCGCCCGTGCCTACATGGCCAAGGTCTGGGGCGTGCCTGAAACCCTGATCCCCGGCCCCGGCCTCCCCGCCGTCGAACTCCTCAAGTCCCTGGGACAGCCCGACGGCGTCCGGTGCCTCTTCGTGCACGGCGCCAATGTGGCGGTGTCCGCCCCGGATGCGAACGCCGTGATCGCGGGCCTGCGCAGCCTGGACTTCCTCGTGGTGTGCGACTTCTTCCTCTCCGAGACCGCCGCCGAGGCGGACCTGGTCCTGCCGGTCACGCAGTGGGCCGAGGAGGAAGGAACCCTCACGAACCTCGAGGGCCGCGTGCTCCGCCGCCGCCGGGCCCTCACTCCCCCGCCCGGGGTCCGCAGCGAGCTGTGGATCATGACCCGGCTGGCCGAGCTCCTGCACGCGCCCTCCACCTTCAGCGAGGATCCGGAAACCGTGTTCGAGGAGCTCCGGCTCGCATCCTCCGGCGGCCTGGCCGACTACTCCGGCATCGACTACGCCATGCTGGACCGCGGCGAGGCCGCCTACTGGCCCTACCCCGCCGGAAGCACCGGCACCCCGCGGCTCTTCCTGGAGTCCTTCGCCCACGCGGACGGCCGGGCTGTGTTAACGCCCGTCTCGCCCCGGCGTCGCACGCCATCTGCCGCCGCGGCCCGCGCCGGCGCTGATCGTGTCGAAGCGGACCGCGGCGCAAAGCCGATGACCCTCATCACCGGCCGCCTCATGGAGCACTACCAGTCCGGGGCGCAGACCCGCCGGGTGGCCGCGCTGGCCGAAGCCCAGCCGGAGGCGAGGCTGCAGCTGCACCCCGCCGCGGCCGCCGCCCAGGGCATTGCCGACGGCGACTTCGTCTTTATTTCCAACGAGCGCGGCGAGGTCAGCTGCCGTGCCGAACTCAGCACGGACATCCGCCCGGAGACGGTGTTCCTGCCGTTCCACTTCCCGGAACTCGAAAGCGCCAACCGGCTCACCGAGGCGGCCACCGACCCCATTTCCGGGATGCCCGAATTCAAGACCAGCAAAGTGTGGATCCGCCCGGCGGTGTCCGGAGACGCTGTCTCCGGCGGCGCAGCCGGCAATCACAGCGGTGTGCAAGCCCGCGTCCTTCAAGCAGAGGAGACCTCATGA
- a CDS encoding FAD-dependent oxidoreductase, with protein sequence MTERIVVVGFGPVAARLIDELLPAVRSGLAHLTVVGEESEAAYNRVLVADLGVGRTSAAALALADAAALVADGVDVRLGVRVRRVDRARQQVLLSDGTSAGYERLVFATGSRPVIPNLTGLNPDPAAPVLPPGVTALRDLRDASVLHSAVAGGKRVVVLGGGVLGLETALAAAEEGATVTVVHNGPHPLGRNIDRGGGAVLAASLRNCGVRVAGNARSVGVEHNAPDGGFSALLLDDGSAIDGDLLVLSCGVRPRTELAEGCGLSTGAGILVDHKLRAHHEPHIFAIGDCAEVRCPDPECVECRTARGPSGLVGPGWRQAEWLADYLTLLASGADAQAEALPALPAELPGVIVLKARGMNMAVAGDVSAEPWDEEALTAGAVNGRARLQIAQWADPEHGRYVKMTTRAGVLEGLVAVGMPRTSAELVQLFERGAELPADRSLLLRLDGPDQAAAAGAVDPSRTVCRCAGVSGTAIASAVAEGCGTVPEVSAATRAGTGCGGCHDDIKGIIEAHFQGAVA encoded by the coding sequence ATGACTGAGCGGATTGTGGTGGTGGGCTTCGGGCCCGTCGCCGCGAGGTTGATCGACGAGCTGCTGCCCGCCGTACGGAGCGGCCTCGCGCACCTGACGGTGGTCGGCGAAGAGTCCGAAGCGGCGTACAACCGCGTCCTGGTGGCCGATCTCGGCGTCGGCCGCACGTCAGCGGCCGCCCTGGCGCTCGCCGATGCCGCCGCACTGGTGGCCGACGGCGTCGATGTCCGGCTGGGCGTGCGCGTCCGCCGCGTGGACCGCGCCCGGCAGCAGGTCCTGTTGAGCGACGGCACCTCCGCCGGCTACGAGCGGCTCGTCTTCGCCACCGGCTCCCGCCCGGTGATCCCCAACCTCACCGGGCTCAACCCGGACCCGGCAGCCCCCGTGCTCCCGCCGGGCGTGACCGCCCTGCGCGATCTCCGCGACGCGTCCGTGCTCCACTCGGCGGTGGCGGGCGGCAAGCGGGTCGTGGTCCTGGGCGGCGGCGTGCTGGGCCTCGAGACCGCCCTCGCCGCGGCCGAGGAAGGCGCCACCGTCACCGTGGTGCACAACGGCCCGCATCCCCTGGGCCGGAACATCGACCGCGGCGGCGGCGCCGTGCTCGCGGCTTCCCTGCGGAACTGCGGCGTGCGGGTGGCCGGCAACGCCCGCTCCGTCGGCGTGGAACACAACGCGCCCGACGGCGGATTCTCCGCCCTGCTGCTTGATGACGGTTCGGCGATCGACGGCGACCTCCTGGTCCTCTCCTGCGGTGTCCGGCCGCGGACCGAACTGGCCGAAGGCTGCGGGCTCTCCACCGGAGCCGGGATCCTGGTGGACCACAAGCTCCGCGCCCACCACGAGCCGCACATCTTTGCCATTGGCGACTGCGCCGAGGTCCGCTGCCCGGACCCCGAGTGCGTCGAGTGCCGGACCGCCCGCGGCCCGTCCGGGCTGGTTGGTCCGGGCTGGCGGCAGGCCGAATGGCTCGCCGACTACCTGACCCTGTTGGCGTCCGGCGCCGACGCGCAGGCCGAGGCACTGCCGGCGCTGCCGGCGGAACTGCCGGGCGTGATCGTGCTCAAGGCCCGCGGCATGAACATGGCCGTGGCCGGCGATGTGTCCGCCGAGCCGTGGGACGAGGAAGCCCTGACCGCCGGCGCGGTGAACGGCCGGGCCCGGCTGCAGATCGCCCAGTGGGCCGATCCCGAGCACGGCCGCTACGTGAAGATGACCACCCGCGCCGGCGTCCTGGAAGGCCTCGTGGCCGTGGGCATGCCCCGCACCTCCGCCGAGCTGGTGCAGCTGTTCGAACGCGGCGCCGAACTCCCCGCGGACCGGTCGCTGCTGCTGCGCCTGGACGGCCCGGACCAGGCCGCCGCCGCGGGGGCCGTGGACCCGTCGCGGACCGTCTGCCGGTGTGCCGGTGTCAGCGGGACGGCCATTGCCTCTGCTGTTGCGGAGGGCTGCGGGACGGTGCCCGAGGTATCCGCGGCCACCCGTGCCGGCACGGGCTGCGGCGGCTGCCACGACGACATCAAGGGGATCATCGAGGCCCACTTTCAGGGGGCCGTTGCTTGA
- a CDS encoding glutamine amidotransferase has translation MKPFLLLASRAEDTAAEDEYRAYLRYAGLQPDQLHRIRMEAAPLPELELSRFSGVIVGGSPFTSSDPAEHKTATQQRVERELSRLLDRIVAEDFPFLGACYGVGTLGLHQGAVIDRTYGEGLGGVAIKLTAEGLQDPILRGLPESFVAFTGHKEACTVLPSHAVLLASSAACPVHMFRIKTNLYATQFHPELDAEGLVTRIDIYRHAGYFPPESAEMLMADARQFTATEPMKILRNFVERYAG, from the coding sequence GTGAAGCCATTTCTGCTCCTCGCCTCGCGCGCGGAAGACACCGCCGCCGAGGACGAATACCGTGCCTATCTTCGCTACGCCGGCCTCCAGCCGGATCAACTGCACCGCATCCGGATGGAAGCCGCCCCGCTGCCCGAGCTGGAGCTCTCCCGCTTTTCGGGCGTCATTGTGGGAGGCAGCCCCTTCACCTCCAGCGACCCGGCCGAGCACAAAACGGCCACCCAGCAACGGGTGGAGCGCGAACTCTCGAGGCTGCTGGACAGGATCGTGGCCGAGGACTTTCCGTTCCTCGGCGCCTGCTACGGCGTCGGGACGCTCGGGCTGCACCAGGGTGCCGTGATCGACCGGACCTACGGTGAAGGGCTCGGCGGCGTGGCCATCAAGCTGACGGCGGAGGGGCTGCAGGATCCGATCCTGCGCGGACTGCCGGAGAGCTTCGTCGCCTTCACGGGCCACAAGGAGGCCTGCACCGTCCTGCCTTCCCACGCGGTGCTCCTGGCCAGCTCGGCGGCCTGCCCGGTGCACATGTTCCGGATCAAGACCAACCTGTATGCCACGCAGTTCCACCCGGAGCTCGACGCCGAAGGGCTCGTCACGAGGATCGACATCTACCGCCACGCCGGCTACTTCCCGCCCGAATCGGCCGAAATGCTGATGGCCGATGCGCGGCAGTTCACCGCGACGGAACCGATGAAGATCCTCAGGAACTTCGTGGAGCGCTACGCGGGCTGA